In Mobula birostris isolate sMobBir1 chromosome 15, sMobBir1.hap1, whole genome shotgun sequence, the following proteins share a genomic window:
- the LOC140210470 gene encoding neuritin-like protein, with product VPLSCYLLACPSPPSAASGRKCSHIYKGFAECLLKLGDSLAKTIEGESEEVKELDTVCRSWDDFHACADSVLEGCPEDAASIWESLRKESRKLQFQGNLHELCSLRVRPPGTMGSSDGRESNSQSLTGSAGSLWSGLTTPVLSIAVLVANL from the exons CGCCTCTGGCAGAAAATGCAGCCATATATACAAAGGATTTGCTGAATGTCTGCTGAAGCTGGGAGACAGTCTGGCCAAAACTATTGAAGGGGAGAGTGAAGAGGTGAAGGAATTGGACACAGTGTGTCG GTCCTGGGATGATTTTCACGCATGCGCAGACTCTGTTCTGGAAGGCTGTCCGGAGGATGCGGCCTCCATCTGGGAATCTCTGCGGAAGGAGTCCAGGAAGCTGCAGTTCCAGGGCAACTTGCACGAGCTGTGCAGCCTGAGGGTGCGGCCTCCTGGCACCATGGGCAGCTCAGACGGGAGAGAGTCCAACAGCCAGAGCCTGACAGGCTCTGCCGGCTCCCTGTGGAGTGGACTTACAACCCCCGTCCTGTCCATCGCTGTGCTGGTGGCCAACTTGTAG